In one window of Henckelia pumila isolate YLH828 chromosome 1, ASM3356847v2, whole genome shotgun sequence DNA:
- the LOC140874000 gene encoding protein LATERAL ROOT PRIMORDIUM 1-like, which yields MEREKQERHGSNNVTALLQIYSDKYRAVVAASRRLQPSDSGAFADWVASSSSNSSAVGDLSLGFNAGPAGGSSASGGFGRYISAGIPPELFFFAPAASSYHNHHFEYSNTLNSAGVGVGVTPRLAQPTTVAADETTPRNRGIQLWQQQQQEGHNINPCAHMKKPMNNFDHTPSLIGASCTSCQDCGNQAKKDCIYRRCRSCCKSRGYDCTTHVKSTWVPAVCRRERKLAGSSQSTSGVKKPRLGGGASQTTTTASPTTTSNTSPPRSFDTSSSHQDASFKESLPGQVRAPAVFKCVRVTAVDDGEDEFAYQAVVRIGGHVFKGFLYDQGREYGFSNMPELHSGGGRNGASILDPSDIVVASSGRGLLGGTTYGNTIN from the exons CGCGCAGTTGTGGCTGCTAGCAGGAGGCTGCAGCCTTCGGATTCCGGCGCTTTTGCGGACTGGGtggcttcttcttcttctaattCCTCCGCCGTGGGGGACCTCTCGTTGGGCTTCAATGCAGGCCCCGCTGGTGGCTCCAGCGCCAGCGGTGGATTCGGGAGATATATCAGCGCCGGGATTCCCCCTGAACTCTTCTTCTTTGCGCCAGCTGCCTCATCTTATCACAACCACCACTTCGAGTACTCTAACACCCTCAATTCCGCCGGTGTTGGTGTCGGTGTCACCCCTCGCCTAGCACAACCCACCACCGTCGCAGCTGATGAAACCACGCCACGCAACCGCGGGATTCAGCTGTGGCAACAACAACAGCAGGAGGGACATAATATTAATCCTTGTGCCCACATGAAGAAACCCATGAATAATTTTGATCACACCCCTTCTTTAATTGGAGCCAGCTGTACTTCTTGTCAAGACTGTGGAAACCAAGCCAAGAAAGATTGCATCTACCGGAGATGTAGGTCTTGTTGTAAAAGTAGAGGCTACGATTGCACCACGCATGTCAAAAGCACCTGGGTTCCTGCGGTGTGCCGCCGCGAGCGGAAGCTTGCTGGATCTTCACAGTCTACTTCTGGTGTCAAGAAACCTAGACTCGGCGGCGGAGCTTCTCAAACCACCACCACCGCCTCCCCTACCACAACTTCCAACACCTCCCCTCCAAGAAGCTTCGACACCAGTTCTAGCCATCAag ATGCAAGTTTCAAAGAATCGCTGCCCGGCCAAGTGCGTGCCCCGGCGGTGTTCAAGTGTGTGAGAGTGACCGCAGTTGATGACGGGGAAGATGAGTTTGCATATCAGGCCGTTGTAAGAATAGGCGGCCATGTTTTCAAAGGATTTCTATATGATCAGGGAAGAGAATATGGCTTCTCCAACATGCCGGAGCTGCATTCGGGTGGAGGAAGAAACGGGGCTTCAATTCTTGATCCATCTGATATTGTAGTTGCTTCCTCTGGTAGAGGGTTGCTTGGGGGAACAACTTATGGTAACACAATAAATTGA